The following proteins are encoded in a genomic region of Methanocella sp.:
- a CDS encoding cupin domain-containing protein: MVKKADGAGYVDVMDGIGRKTLVYGENMLLTEFRLDGGKTLSMHKHPQEQTGYLVSGHIILTIGGKPHDMRPGDSWSIPGNVEHGAEVVEDSVAIEVFSPVREDYKP; encoded by the coding sequence ATGGTGAAAAAGGCGGACGGGGCAGGCTATGTCGATGTAATGGACGGCATCGGGCGCAAGACGCTCGTCTATGGCGAGAACATGCTGTTGACCGAATTCCGGCTGGATGGAGGAAAAACGCTTTCAATGCATAAACACCCGCAGGAGCAGACCGGCTATCTCGTGTCAGGCCACATCATTTTGACAATTGGCGGTAAGCCGCACGATATGAGGCCCGGCGACAGCTGGTCCATTCCCGGGAACGTAGAGCATGGGGCCGAGGTCGTCGAGGATTCCGTCGCAATAGAAGTC